The Triticum urartu cultivar G1812 chromosome 6, Tu2.1, whole genome shotgun sequence genome includes the window TAAAGCTAAAGGTCTTGTTTGCTGGATGAGAGGTGTTGGATTCCTCGAGGTTGTGAAGGCTCCATCTAGTAATCTTTAATATGCATTGGAATTGGTTTATGCCTAGACCATCAAGTTAGAATGCAAGTATGATCTAAAACCAATTAAATGAAAGCTAATTTACATACAATATTTAGAAGATAATGCATCAAGTTAGTTGTCTCTAAAGATATTCCATTTCTTAGGAGAGCATCTTAAGTGACAGTGCCTCGAGAGTTACCTAACATGCAACATATGTGTTGTCAATGTGTCCTTATTGTTTTTTTATAACTGTCCATATTGAATATTGGTAACAAGTGTAGTAGGTTCCGGTTTAAGATAGAAATGAATGAGATCGTGTCCATCACAACTGGAGATTTGGGTGGCCCCATTAAGTGATAGAGAATTTCATCTGCGATCTACCATTTCCACCAATATTTCATAGGACAAAAATGAATGAGATCGTGTCCATCACAACTGGATATTTGGGTGGCCCCTTTAAGTGATAGAGAATTTCATCTGCGATCTACCATTTCCACCAATATTTCACGGGACAAAATTGAATGAGATCATGTCCATCACAACTGGAGATTTGGGTGGCCCCATTAAGTGATAGAGAATTTCATCCGCGATCTACCATTTCCACCAATTTTTTATGGGACAAAAATGAATGAGATCGTGTCCATTACAACTGGAGATTTGGGTGGCCCCATTAAGTGATAGAGAATTTCATCCGCGACCTACCATTTCCACCAATATTTCATGGGACAAAAAATGAATGAGATCGTGTCCATCACAACTGGAGATTTCGGTGGCCTCATTAAGTGATAGAGAAGATTTGGGTGGCCCCATTAAGTGATAGAGAATTTGATCCGCGATCTACCATTTCCACAATATTTCATTGGATAAAAATGAATGAGATTGTGTCCATCACAACTGGAGATTTGGGTGGCCCCATTAAGTGATAGAGAATTTCATCTGCGATCTACCATTTCCACCAATATTTCATGGGACAAAATTGAATGAGATCGTGTCCATCATAGCTGGAGATTTGGTTGGCCCCATTAAGTGAGAGAGAATTTCATCCGCGATCTACCATTCCACCAATATTTCATGGGACAAAAATGAATGAGATCGTGTCCATCACAACTGGAGATTTGGGTGGCCCCATTAAGTGATAGAGAATTTCATCCGCGATCTACCATTTTCACCAATATTTCATGGGACAAAAATGAATGAGATCGTATCCAACACAACTAGAGATTTGGGTGGCCTCATTAAGTGATAGAGAAGATTTGGGTGGCCCCATTAAGTGATAGAGAATTTCATCCGCGATCTACCATTTCCACCAATATTTTATGGGACAAAAATGAATGAGATTACAACTGGAGATTTGAATGGCCCCATTAAGTGATAGAGAATTTCATCCGCGATCTACCATTTCCACCAATAATTCATGGGACAAAAATGAATGAGATCGTGTCCATCACAACTAGAGATTTGGGTGGCCCCATTAAGTGATAGAGAATTTCATCCGCAATCTACCATTTCCGCCAATATTTCATTGGACAAAAATGAATGACATCGTGTCCATCACAACTAGAGATTTGGGTGGCCCCATTAAATGATAGGGAATTTCATCTGCGATCTACCATTTCCACCAATATTTTATGGGACAATGGCCATTAGGGATGTAAGTGGACGGCGTCCATGAGGAAACACACTAACCTTTGTTACTTCGATAATCGTGTTAGGCTTAATTCTCATATTGTACAATGGCCACTCGCGTACGTCTTCCGCTTGCATGCCTAATGGCCACTCGCGTACCATCGTACCTTGGTCACGAATCACATTGGGAATTTTTATATCATATAAGACTCGATCTTTTTTTTCTCACCAAGTTAGACCCAACTATAACTTAGAAAAGAAATTGACCTTGTACAATGCAAGGTACTCAGAGAAATAAACTAGTTTTTTTTAAATATCAATGCTTATTTGTAGAGGATAGACTCTTAATTAGACATCCCTCCGGTAGAGAAAAACACTGATGTTTAACAAAAACTCGATTTATTTTACTAATCACCTTCTAAGAACATGACACCTCTCATCACCAGTCTCATTCATTAACATGACACATGTGAACCTGTCATAACTCGAATTTAAAGCATTGTAAGGCCTAAGAACATATGACACCTGTCATCACCAATCTGAACGTACCGGCACCCTCTATCGTTCGACACCCAGTCGCAATACGCGTGACAGTCTTGGCTTATGAAATACCCAGTCGGAGACTGCAGAGTACCCAACGAGCGCTGAGTGCGTGCTGTGTGAGTGAATtgcggagagagagagagcgagatgGAGAGAGGCGCCATGGGCCGCGGCGAGGGGTCGGAGGAGGCGAGGGGCAGGGAGCGGGAgtgggaggaggcggcggaggcggtggcGTACGACTCGTGCACCTGGCCGCcgccggtggtggtggtgtgcGGCCCCGGCAACAGCGGCAAGTCCGCGTTCTCCCGCCTCCTCCTCAACACCCTCCTCGCAAGGTGAAATGCACGGAGAATTCGCTGAGCCCATcgttgcttcttcttcttctttactTTACTTACTGCGCCGGAGAAGCGCAACTGCATTTTCCCTGTCCTCTCCTCGTCTCATTCTGCTCTGCTTCACTCCAAAGCAGCTGAATGTGCACATTGTCGAATAATTTTAGAGGCAGACTTTAAATTCGAGTTATTCATGCTCGGAAATGGGACGGTGCTGCTTTGCTAAATTTCAGTATAAATAAGCATTGCATTTTAGTTTATAAATAGTAAAATTGTTTGACCGCAATGCTTTGGTATATGATTTGAATACTTATTTTATACACTACGAATTCAGTTGACATGCTATCTGTATTTACTATTTATAGTGAAAAAAGAATCTGCATTTGAAAAGCGCAAAATGGAGTTAGTTACAAAGATTATTGAGCTTTGATTTTGTCGATTAAACCCTGATGAAGTAGCTATGTACCAATAGTTTTTTACTTTCTAGGTTGTTTTATGGCTTTGGGAAGTGTGAGAAAGTACTAGTAGTTTTTATGGGGTCAGCACTAGTCTGGTTGCATATAGTTAAAATGTTGTGCTAGCTGGTAAGTTTGGTTGCACTAGCCTCATCTTTTTTTAATGGGagaataaactagttcaactgcTAGTTCACACAAGTTGCATAATTTGTACAGATCAGAATTTTTTGATTTGCTCTGTTTTATTTGCCGTTAGCTTTTCTACTTTCAGATCAGTTCTTGTGATTCTTTCACTTCAATTAACAGGTATAAGAGGGTGGCGTACCTGGATACCGATGTTGGCCAGCCTGAGTTCACACCTCCAGGTTTTGTATCACTTCATGTACTTGAGGAACAAGCTAAAGGTACAGGCTCAGGGTTTTCAACTTTTAATTCCCCTTCAAAATGTTTCTATCCCTGGCTGAACATTCTGTTCATTTTTTTTGATAATTCAGATTTGACAATGCTATACCTGCGGGCTCCAAAGAGGTAATTGTATTTCAGGAGGTTTAGTTTTGCAGAGTCTTATATGGTTTCATATAGTATTTGCAATTTACTCACCGAACTACCTTTTGGTGCTGCTAGGAACAATCCTGTGCTTAATTTAAAATAGATTACTGTATGTGAGAAAGCTATTTCATTTGTCAATTTTTTTCCTAAATTTCTTATTCTAATATTGTTAACCATTCAGGGGTCAAATTAATATTTTGTTCTCTTCCAAGATATTATGAATACTCAAACATTATGAAGTTTGATTTTCTACCAATTCTGCAATAGCTACATTTACCCGTTAAGAGTCTTATCTTTAGCACAGTAGTTTAAGTGGCCATCACATGAACTAATATATCTATATCAGATACTTACTGAAATAAACATATGTACCAGTTGATATTTCATTGTGTTCTCATGTATGGTCTTCTGCAAGCTGTCTAATACATTTTCCCCACATATTCTAGGTGCTTCTTTTTTGGTGATGTTGCTGCACACAAGAACCCAAAACTTCTCTTGAGCTACATCTTTGGGCTTTATGATTATTTTCTTAAAGAACTCTATCGCTTCAATGAGGCTGATAACCCTCACAAATCAGCTATACCGATTGTTATCAACACTTCAGGATGGGTGAAAGGTGAGATTTCATTGATTGCACTACTTTGCATCAAGGTTTGTGCTGGTAATTCACATGGCTAATGTGGAAGGTTGGAGGGGAAAATATGATAGGATGAGTTTTGGATTTTGACTTGCATAATGGGACATTCACCTGTAATACTAATATCTGTTATTGCTAATTGACTGCATTTTCCTATTCTTTTCTCGCAAACGTCCAGTTTCATGTTGTACCGTGTGAATTTTAGGCATTGGACTTCATGTTCTGTCAGAGATACTGAGATACGTATCCCCAACCGATGTTATTCGGCTAAACACCACAGCAGAGGGTAAAAATTTACCAGGTGGTGCGTTTTGGCTGGATGCACACAAGGGAGATTCACAGGTTAATCTAGTTGAAATTCGCGCTGCACAGAACTCTCCTCGACAGTAAGTCTTTAACTGTTTTGAGCCCAGTTTCAACAAAAAAACAACTGTTTTGAGTCATTCATTTTAATGAAATGATATATCTTTAAATCGTTCTTATAGTCATGACTATGTAAATGCAGTCTGTTGGTGAAGAAAGAGGCGCGGATGATTCGTGACCTCAGACTGATTGCATACTTCAGGCAGTGCTTGCCGAGGGACTTTCCTATTTTCTCTTCTGATGATTTAGTGCAAGGCATTGCTGCTATAGACCCATTTCAGCTTCCTATTTCAAAAATACAGGTTATTGATCTGCACAGCCAGGTGACTGCTTCTCCATCTATTTTATTCTGATCATGTAGCAGTGAAGCGTTGctgaatactccctccgttccaaaatagatgacccaactttatacAAACTTgtataaagttgggtcatctattttgtaacggagggagtatatgacaAAATGTTGCTTGTCCATTTACTCCTTACTGTACTCCATTTTCCAAACAGTATATTTCGTAACAGCGAAACAAATCACCTTGCATACCTTTCTGAATACTGAGCTTTTAGCAACGCCGAGTTTGCATTCTCCTTTTACACTAGTGCGAATAAAGAGCCACAAAAGGATGATATCTTGGATAGTAATCGGAGGCTCCTTTGAAGCTTCAACATTGAGCCAAATCATCAAAATGGATTGGATTGTGAGTCTTTGGGTCAAAGGATGCAGGAGACCTCAGTTATGGTTACAATCTAAATGTGTGAAACGTAGGGGCCTCCCCCCTATGGTTGTTTTGCCAAAAATATATCTGCGTACATAGTGTCACGTGGTAGGGTAGTAATGTGCACAAATCTTATCTTCTAAGTTGTAGCTATAATTTTCCTCATTTGTATGTAGAGAACTTAATGTTTACGCAATTACTTTTATTTTGCATAAATAAGATAAACTGCTGACCAGAATGCTAATGAATATGTACCGCTTGTCTAATACAACAGAATAAAACAATTTACTACTTGCAAAATTAATCTACCTAAATAAGTCGACATAATGCAGTGGTAGTTTAGCAACTTACAGTTTCAAATGGTATAAAACAGTTTGGGCAAATTAACTCTTAATTCCAGTTCATTATGTGTAGATAAAACTTATTTGGTACGGACTATCAATGCTCAGAATATTGATTTTGGGGTCTGTCTATTAATATAGTTTCTATGGGTGTTCTTGTATAGATTTCTGGTGATTCAGTATATGACTTCTTGGCTGGTACTATCGTCGGTATTGGATCAAGTTCATCTGTCCCTTTGTCAACGGAATGCTCATCCCCTTGGTGCATGGGACTTGGTATGTAAGATTTATTCTTTCCTTGTTTAGTGTTTTTGTTAAAGTAAACTGATAAGACTAACTAATTTATTGTATGTTACTGGTCTCGTGCTGAGTTGGACATTAGGTTTCGTCAAGGCTATTGATATTCCAGGAGACTGCATTCATCTGATAACACCTGTTCCTCATCAGCTTCTAGAAAATGTTGACATCATTTTTCCAAGTTGTATCGCAGTACCCGACGGCCTCTTTCAGGTAATAAACAGTCGTCAGAattatatttctttgtttttCTCTGCAAGCATGGACTACTGTTTAAACTTCCTTATGATTGTATATTAATCACCACAAGGGCAAATAAATTACTGCTTAGGATGTGATAGCCAAATTCTTGGTTAGTTGTATTCTCTTCTCGAGAATTACCATTGCCTACAATTGAATATATTTCCGGAAATTCCCAAGGTCAATATTTCCGACGCCTTTAAATTGTGCATATGTCCCGTCCAGGCACATTTTAGCCTCTTTTAATTGATGAAGCATGTTTTGAGTTGGGAAATCTAGCCGCATGATCCTGCATCAGTATTGATtttgaactaaaaccatgacagttattttggaatggatggagtaacACATATGCCTTTGACGCAATGCCTCTCCTCTCCTTTTGATCATGACAAAGTATCTCTAGTTCCAATATTTCAACCTGCTTCCAAAAGCATTAGGGATTGATGGGGCCTTTCCCACGCACTAAGGTTCAGTCCATCGCTAGGACCATATGGTCAGCTAGAATGGTACTCCACCTATGAAAACACAGTGGATGACCACGTGGAACAAAAAAACTCCACTTCTCCACCTACACTCTGCTGAACTTGTGCTTGTATGTGTGGAGTACGATGGATCTGTTATTCCATCGATGCGGCTCATGATCCGTTCTCACTCGAACCTTGTACTTGCAGGTGCCAAACACAGTGGATGATATAACTGCCAGGCTGAGAGATCTGTAGAGACCTGCAGATGTCTACAAACAATTATGACCGTCGGGGATAAGCAACTTCACATATCTCGGTTGCCATGAACAACCAGCCTATGAAAAAACATCACTATACCTTTGACATGTATGGAACTTCATATCAGTGTAATTTCTGCCAAACTGGCCTTGAACAACCTGATCAGATTACACAAGTTGATGGCCAGGACAAAGACATGTACTGTATTGCAATCTCGTCCTGTTACTGAACCTGtaatttttattttgttttagtATACAGATGTCGTATGACAGACTAACATTACATGTCCTGGAAATATGTCTAGCTATCCTTGTTGCCTACATGGCTACATTAGTAGAGTCCACCACGCGATCTGAATTCTCCCATCTTTCTCCACAGTTGCTAGCCATGCAGCAGATTGTATGGATGCCGCAAAACTAGCTCTACAAAAGAGGGGAAACGAACATAGCATGACCCATTCTTATGCAGCTGCACATACCTTTAGAGAACTATAATGTGAAAGGAAAATAACAGAAGAATTGTGGAAAGAAAGGAGAGAAAATAAAACATCATCTAGAAATCTGTCACTTCTGTTAATGGCCGAAGCCATTCAGCTGAACACTAATGTTGATTTATGGAGTCTGTACAGTATGATGCAATGTATCCATGGCCGGATTCGCCAAAAACTATCTGCAATAACAATCAAGTCGTCAGATCAAGTGATGAAAAGCATGAGAAGCAACAGGGAAAACATAATCAATAAAATAAGCAAATCCTATTTCCATCTGAAAGAAGTAATTAATCAAGCAAGCAGACTAAAATTAACTGAACATGTCATTATGGCTCCAAACCAGAAACATAATGGATGAAATTAGGCAGCTTAAGAATGATGCATCAAGCAATGGCATAAAACCGTTCTTCCCACTTGACAACAGAAAGGGAATTAAAGTACGGCTGAAAAGATGATCAGGCGCATTTTAGAACAATCTACACAAGTAAATTGTTTCATCTGCTTCGGAAGAATAATTAGAAAGTTTATCATAAACCTACACAAAGGGCGCTTTAGATGCACGCAGTTCCAAATTAATGTCGGATAAAAAGGATTTGGGTATAGTTTCCCTTGTGACGGCCTAGGGCGTGGCGGTATTTGTGATGTTTCTGCTTGGGACACATTTTATTTGGCAGTTTGCTGATTGAAGCTAATGCTCTTCAGGAATAGCTATTCCAGCTGGTGCCACTGAGATGGTGAAGTATCAGAATGCTTGATTCAGGAATTCATGGTGATCGGGGCTGAGTATGGCAATGCCATTCAGTTTTAGCACAGCAGATTAGCTATTACCTCCTGACAATTGTATCGGAAATTAATAAGCCATTACTAGCTAATGGAAACAAAATGTCAGAATCCATCATCTATGTACCAATGCCTAAAAGATTGAACCGCGGGAACAAGGGTATGTCTGACAGGACTAACAGAAGTGACTTGGGAAAATGTATCAGTTCTCCCTAATACAGCATAACCGATCTAGGTAAAACTAGTCTGTATAAAGTCTCTCATTAGCCTCTTGTTAGGTACTACTACAACAACATATTTGCCAAACACAAATGCCAGAGCAAATTAACACATAGCCGGGTATTTTAGGATACAGAGCAGGGAGGGTAATCAACAAAGGTGTCCGCAATCGCTTGATATCAAAAACTGTGCAAGAAAAGAAGACATGGAAAGATTCAGAGAAACTAGAGCAGAGCACCTGCACGAAGGAATGAATCAGAAGGGAGGACCCGGAACGAGATTTTTCACCCCACAACGAAGGGGCCGATCTCCCCGGCACGCATGCCGCGGGCGATCTCGTTGGCGACCAGCAGGCACGCCGACACCCACCCGGCGAGCACCGCCCACACCATGTCCACCATGTACGCCGCCAGCCCCCGCGGCATGGTCATCCTTTCCCTTCCTTGCTCTGCCTAGCCTTCCCTCCTTACTCCGCTGGCGCTGCCGCTGCAGTTGCAGAGGAGGTAGGCAATTCCACAAACACCTAGCCTGCAGCTTTGAAGACACGAAATGAAGACCGGGAACCGAATCAAAGAGGGGATAGTAAAAGTAAATTGCCTCTTCACCTTGGTGATGGACCGGAGCGACCCCCAAGCAGCACGCAACCGACGCCGGAATCTTGAACGGAGCACGGAGACCGAGTGTCGGCCTTCGCTTTAAGCACCACCTGACGTAGGGCAGCGGCACTCGGCGGCGGCTCCTCCATCCACCATCGGCTCCTTGATCAAGAGGCAACTCGGTGGGTGGATGTTCTCTTCTTGCTTTTGCCCGTCTCCTCGCCAGCCTTGCATTCCGTGTCCGCATCGCCTCGCAGGGGCAAACGGGGGATCGCCACGTGGTGGAGAAGCCGGAGCTTTATCCAATCATTTATCGGTTGGATTTTAGTGGTAATACTACCAGATTAGAGAGGAAGGAGGATTTGGATTTGGGCAAGTGCGTCACAAGTGATTAGCATCAGCAAGAGCCCATGATTGCGTACAAGCGAGGGGATCTTGACATTGACAACGACATTGCCAGTGGTTTTACCAAGACCACGAGCTGGCTCAGCCGTAGTTTATGGGACCATGTCAATCTTTAGATTTCGGCCGACCTTTAGTGCCATACATGTGATACTCTGATGATCTAAACGACCcgatcttatatttctttatagagaaagtactccctccgtcccaaaattcttgtcttaaatttgtttagatacggatgtatctaatactaaaacgtgacttgatacatccatatctagacaaatctaagacaagaattttgaaACGGATGGAGTATATTTTTAGATAGggagtactccctccggtcctttt containing:
- the LOC125514568 gene encoding polynucleotide 5'-hydroxyl-kinase NOL9-like, with translation MERGAMGRGEGSEEARGREREWEEAAEAVAYDSCTWPPPVVVVCGPGNSGKSAFSRLLLNTLLARYKRVAYLDTDVGQPEFTPPGFVSLHVLEEQAKDLTMLYLRAPKRCFFFGDVAAHKNPKLLLSYIFGLYDYFLKELYRFNEADNPHKSAIPIVINTSGWVKGIGLHVLSEILRYVSPTDVIRLNTTAEGKNLPGGAFWLDAHKGDSQVNLVEIRAAQNSPRHLLVKKEARMIRDLRLIAYFRQCLPRDFPIFSSDDLVQGIAAIDPFQLPISKIQVIDLHSQISGDSVYDFLAGTIVGIGSSSSVPLSTECSSPWCMGLGFVKAIDIPGDCIHLITPVPHQLLENVDIIFPSCIAVPDGLFQVPNTVDDITARLRDL